In Saccharomyces eubayanus strain FM1318 chromosome II, whole genome shotgun sequence, the genomic stretch AACTAAGGGCGCCTCACTCTTTAAGTCAGCGTATTCTTTAATTCTCTCCACCGAAACAATATTGGTTTCCACTTCAACGGTCATTCTAACAATCCAATTCAATGTTTGGGTGATTTGTAATGCATAACTTAGCGACAAACCAACCATACCCGCAGTCAAGGTACCTTGCTTTAGCCTGAAAACCGATAAAGTAGCAGCGcccaaaataataacagaACCAATAAGTTCCAATCTGTATGCCAACCAACGATTAGCATTGACAGAAGGATAAAACGCGCTCATGTTATTATCAATACGACATTGATTAATGTGTGAAAATCTCTTTTGCTGTGAATAACCTCTAACTGTAGCAAGACCGCCCAAagtttcttgaaaatgaGAATAAATTGGAGACCTTGTGATAGAATCTAAACGACGCAACTCCCTTGATGTCCTTAAGTAGTACTGTTGATAGTAAATGTAAAACACACCCAATGGAACGATtataaaaatgaattgCCACGTTGTCGCACAAATAACAGTAATAGTAAACGTAACTTTTACCGCATTCACAAAAAACTGAGAAAAGGTTCTTCCCAACAAAGCATCAactttatatatatcattCGAAAAACGGTTTAAAATTCTACCAATCGGTGTGGTTTCGAAAAAGGTCATTGGAGCTCTTAGCACAGAGTTTGTCATCAAGTTGTGCAAATATTTGGAGGCATGAATAGTGCAGAAGACCCAAAGAACAATAGTCTGAATTAAAGTTGCCAACGCTGAACCAATACCAAGGGCAAAATAGATACCCAAGTAACGAGCAGCATTCGGATTAGCCCCATAGCGGCTATTAACTTCGGACCAGTGTTTCAACCAAACGTTACCCATGACGGATAGGAACATTGATATAACGATAAACAATATGAACACACAAACACTTTTTGGGTTACAAGCTTTAGCGTACTCTAGGTAAATGTTCCACTTCACCTTCCCCTGTTCACGATGTTCTCTTTTAGCAACGTTTTCATCATCGCCAAAATCAATACTGCGTAAAGTTGCATCACTGGCTCTTCTTAAGCTTTGAGTGTCAGCGTTGCCGAAATCCAGATCATTTAGTTTTTGTAATTGTTCCAGCTCGCCTTCAATCGGTATACTGTTTTCGCGAATTGAGTTCGTTGAAGATTCACTGGTTTCGCTGTGTGTATTATTGTGTTTTTTACCATAATCGTTGATTAATTTCCATAAGGGAGAGTCCGCGTCCTTGGTAATATCATCATATGTCCCTTGTTGAATAATTTCACCATTATCTAATAATGCAATTGAATCTGCAACAGATAAGGCGCTTACTTTGTTCGTTGCCAATAACTTGGTTTTGGAATGTAGTAAACCATTTGAACCCAATACATGTTCGACCAAATGCCTAGCCACGTGTTCGTCAACAGCCGCCAAGGGATCGTCCAGCAGATAAGTATCTGCCCTTGAATAAACTGCTCTTGCTAAGGATAGACGTGCCTTTTGGCCGCCCGACAAGGAAATACCCTTTTCTCCAACTAGCGTCTTATCACCATCCATCAAAATTGCCAAGTCAATGGTTAACGCACAGGCCTTGATagttttttcataaaagtCAGCATCGTACTTGTGCCCAAACAAAATGTTTTCCTTAACCGTCCCATTCATAATCCATGGAACTTGTGAGACGTATGCAACACTACCGTGCACTGAGGCAAACCCTTTGACTCTAAATAAGTCACCCAATGTGCTTGATAATAGAGCGGTCTTCCCACTGCCAACCTTACCAACAATACAGGTTAATTCTCCTTTTTTAGCTTGgaaattgatatttttcaaggcTACTTTATATTCTGGTTTACGTTGCCATAAAAAGGTAGCGTCGTCGCCAATATTGATGGCTATATCACCAACATTTTCTACTTTTGGTAAGCGCTGGACAGAATCTGGCTGTAGCTCCTCATTggtaaaaaaggaaaatagcCTACCAATAGAAACAGAAGCTTCGATaaatgaattcaaaacCACGGGAATAATCATCAATGGAAATGAAAGTAGATTGAAAAGAGTTAAAGCAGGGAAAACTAGATCGGTAGTCAAGGCCCTATCTTCGGTGTACACAAAGACAGCAAACGTACAGCATGAAACTAGGAAAGGAACTATGTTAAATTGGAAACTTGTTACAGCCATATAGCAACCCAATTTAGTTAAATTATTTAGTTCTTTGTTATTTCTAACGTCTTCCAACTTCTCCCTGTAAGGCTTTTCCCACGCATATAATTTCAGAGATTTGATGTTGTTTAGAATTTCACTAATAACACGAGTTCTTTCGTCTTTGTATTTCATTTGAGatttttgtaatttcttttgtattctcattaaaaatgaatttaATGGCATCATAACAACTAGTATGATTACACCAACCCACATCGAATTACCCAATAGCTTATACAAAGAGTAGAGACAGATAATAATCTGAAAGGGCCCTGACCAAATCAAATTTAACCATTGAGTCAgatcttgtaatttttggACATCCACGCTCATTAAATTAACGATGTCACCAGTAGATGAAAGTCCAGATGCTTCATTAGATAAAACTAAAGCCTTTTGGTATATCAAGGCAGTCAAGGCACTTTTGACATACATACCAGTGTTAAAgacattcaaaaaatattgatgcAGCACAGATGTTTGAGTAAACCCAACCAAGAACATGGAAAACGCAATCATAAAACCTCTTATAATGGGCAATTTTTGATCAGGCTTATCACCATATCCGAGAGTTAAAGgatcgtcatcatcttgtctttctttattgtaGTCGGTAACAAACTTGATTAAAATTCTTAGTAATTGTGGTTGCACGAATGCCAGAATATCATGAATGGCTTTGAAGAACGCGGCTAAAACCATTTTATATCCAAAAGTTTTGCATATAGCCCAAGATAACGAAGGCTTTGATTTATGCTTAAGTTCATTTTGCCaatttttctctaattTCTGAGAGAGTTCTGTGCTACTAAAGTTTTTTGGTAATTTATACAAATCAGCTTCTACTAGGTATTTTTCATATCCAGTTTTCATTAAACCTGACatccaagaaaatgtaATTCTGGAGAATATATTAGCACTATCGTACGGGTTCGGTTTCCTTCTCATCAACTTCTGATGTATATGTTGGTGGGGCATCAGAGGCTTCTTTGGAAGAGCTTCTAGCAGTAAGATACTAGCGCATGTAATTACTTGAAATGATGTCAATATGAAACCTGCCTGTCCAGGGTACCATCCGCCCTCATATTTGTGTCTGATGAGGATATTTAATAGCTTAGCAGAATTTCCaaatgtttcaaaaaacCAATAGAATAAAAGTATCGTATTTGCTACCACTGATCTATGGTATTCAATCCAATGTAAAGCCAAGGCGACAAATAAGGACAACATAGTAAAAGCATATTGACTCACAACTGTAAAACCTCCAGTCTCATCCTTAGATGAATTCAAAGATGCAAGTGAAACAAAGATTATTTCCAACAGGACAAGGGCCATTCTAGAGACAATTATCCAATTTCGTCTATATTTTGACCCAGGATGCTTCTTCTTACAAAGATGAACCAGATCTCTTGTACCAAAGGTTAGCATGAAAAGCGCTGACAGGTTCAGAATTACACCATCAATAAAGCATTGAGTGAAGTCACCATAGAAAGATATAGGTCCAAACCCTTCAGGAGATCTACAGAGCTTGCAGGCCCATGAGGCAAGAGTACCGCCCATTTTTGTACTTGATATGGTTGTATAATACCTCTCTTCTAGCCTTAAAGTCTCAATGGAATACGGTAGAATATAATTCTAATGTCGTATTTAAGATGATCATGCGAAGTTTTGGCAGTTTTTATACTCGTTACCTTTTTTCTCATCAATGTTAAGATTACTAAGCCGTAAGATTGCGACGCCCAAGCATCGCGCCGAAACCATCAGTCTCTGTACTATTTCATCAGAGATATACGCCAAATAAAGCACTTACCGACCACGAACAGTTTGATAGAGTACTAAATCCTTCAAGAGATTGCTACGTTAAATATGCTTTGTAAATGCAAAATATTGTGTGTGGTTGCCTTCTTAGCAAGATGtcgttgaaaaaatacttaGAAGGATTAAATATAAAGACAGTATTTGTTACTGTGGAAAATGGCGAAGTGTCTTGTGATACCACCAGGTGGAATGTACTGAAAATCCAGGTTGAATACCTAAACTTCTCCGTTCAATGTCTTTTCTAATCGATACGTATTTTGAAGTCTCCTTCAACGTGTAGGGCGCGTCTTTATATATCATGTGTTTTTCAAGATTAATTCAAACTGGAAAGACACACACATATCTTACATGAACAATGCCATTGAAGTTCAGCTCGGAGACGAAACCTGAAAGgcttttttatcatttttggAGCACCCCGAGTCTACCATTATATGTTTTAAGGATAAAAGAGAAGTATGCGTGCACACAGAGTTGACACATTTCTCATAAGAGAAAACGTCAGATTAGAGATCATTCATGAATCGAACTCATATTTTGGTGGGGAGCATATATCAATTGCCTTTCGCTTCAAACACCTAGGCTCACaacatgattttttcaaccttAAAGAACAACTCTGCACTCTTGATAAAACGGTTGAAGAGAAACTACAGCAACAAGCGAGCTTGcaagaaaacgaagaaagcAATGCAGAGAACAAAACCTGGTCCATGAAATCACTACTAGGTGCTTTCAGGAAAACTAGCAATACGGATGATGCCACGGATGTTCAAAACATGGAAATGCTCAATAAGAATAGGGTtttaagagaaaaaattcagaagCAATTACATTTCCATCAACCTTTGTCATTAATTTCAGGCTATGTTCAAATTTCAGGCGTTTTTCAATACGATTCAGAAGTCATTGCCCAGTCAAAAtttaaacaaaatgaaataaaaatggtTGGGCTAGATATTCTCTCTGGTCATGGTACGAAATATGTTGCTGCATCCGAAGATGGAGACCGACTTAAGGGCAATAGAAATTTAACAAAGTATTTCAACTCAGATTTTTCGAATGTAACTAATGGTCTTCTTTCCCCAGAAATAACTTCTACGGGGGCAATTTCCAGTTATAGTGAACCAGTTTTAGTGAATTCAAATGATACTAGCATAAGAGTTCTACCGCTTTTGTTGATACCACAAacacttcttttttcagagATTTCTTTAGAGCCAGGCGAAGTTAGAACTTTCTATTTCAAATCTACAAAATTACCAAAGGATATTTGTCCAAGTTATTCCTCCTCAAAAATCGTGTCAATAAATTACACCCTTGAGGTTGGTGTAGACGTGCTATCTGACGACAACATCAAACCATTTTCTAATAAAGTTCCGATAGTAATCGCGCCATATATCAGTCCTAATGCTGAGCAGTACACATCACATTTTGATAAACCCCCAATCATATTAAAGGCCGGTAACATCAAAGAGTTAAAGCCGCGTCCGTTTACTCGAAAAGTTTCTACAGCTTCTGCCATATCATTTGGTAGAAGAAAATCTTCCATCATTGGTCCTCCATTAGAGGATAATAAATCCGTTGACCGCATcaaaaaaagctttattGAACTAGTGGAATCGAACCAGAGTGGGTCAAGAGATATAGATGAATTGGTTGACCTCCAAATGGAAGTACAGTTTGGGAAGGATGAAGATTCTTCAGATCCTGAACCTAATGACTCACGTTTTTCCAATGAAATGGCGATATCGGCAGATTCTAGTACAGCAAGTAACTCTATAAccaaaaggagaaaaagtGAATCCGTGCGTAATAACATCTCCAACCTTGGACAACAGGCATGGAATGATGTTTCTCTCGTAAAGACAGATAACAACTCTAACATTTTGCCTCAGTTAGTGAATTTACAAAATGCGTACCAAATTAACAGAAATAATGAGTCTATGGCAAAAGTATCCTTGTCAGCacccttcttcaaaaccaCAGATGATATAGATATGGTCATTGAATTAGATTCAATAACTACACCTTTACTAAAAGTAACTTCGC encodes the following:
- the YCF1 gene encoding ATP-binding cassette glutathione S-conjugate transporter YCF1, which codes for MGGTLASWACKLCRSPEGFGPISFYGDFTQCFIDGVILNLSALFMLTFGTRDLVHLCKKKHPGSKYRRNWIIVSRMALVLLEIIFVSLASLNSSKDETGGFTVVSQYAFTMLSLFVALALHWIEYHRSVVANTILLFYWFFETFGNSAKLLNILIRHKYEGGWYPGQAGFILTSFQVITCASILLLEALPKKPLMPHQHIHQKLMRRKPNPYDSANIFSRITFSWMSGLMKTGYEKYLVEADLYKLPKNFSSTELSQKLEKNWQNELKHKSKPSLSWAICKTFGYKMVLAAFFKAIHDILAFVQPQLLRILIKFVTDYNKERQDDDDPLTLGYGDKPDQKLPIIRGFMIAFSMFLVGFTQTSVLHQYFLNVFNTGMYVKSALTALIYQKALVLSNEASGLSSTGDIVNLMSVDVQKLQDLTQWLNLIWSGPFQIIICLYSLYKLLGNSMWVGVIILVVMMPLNSFLMRIQKKLQKSQMKYKDERTRVISEILNNIKSLKLYAWEKPYREKLEDVRNNKELNNLTKLGCYMAVTSFQFNIVPFLVSCCTFAVFVYTEDRALTTDLVFPALTLFNLLSFPLMIIPVVLNSFIEASVSIGRLFSFFTNEELQPDSVQRLPKVENVGDIAINIGDDATFLWQRKPEYKVALKNINFQAKKGELTCIVGKVGSGKTALLSSTLGDLFRVKGFASVHGSVAYVSQVPWIMNGTVKENILFGHKYDADFYEKTIKACALTIDLAILMDGDKTLVGEKGISLSGGQKARLSLARAVYSRADTYLLDDPLAAVDEHVARHLVEHVLGSNGLLHSKTKLLATNKVSALSVADSIALLDNGEIIQQGTYDDITKDADSPLWKLINDYGKKHNNTHSETSESSTNSIRENSIPIEGELEQLQKLNDLDFGNADTQSLRRASDATLRSIDFGDDENVAKREHREQGKVKWNIYLEYAKACNPKSVCVFILFIVISMFLSVMGNVWLKHWSEVNSRYGANPNAARYLGIYFALGIGSALATLIQTIVLWVFCTIHASKYLHNLMTNSVLRAPMTFFETTPIGRILNRFSNDIYKVDALLGRTFSQFFVNAVKVTFTITVICATTWQFIFIIVPLGVFYIYYQQYYLRTSRELRRLDSITRSPIYSHFQETLGGLATVRGYSQQKRFSHINQCRIDNNMSAFYPSVNANRWLAYRLELIGSVIILGAATLSVFRLKQGTLTAGMVGLSLSYALQITQTLNWIVRMTVEVETNIVSVERIKEYADLKSEAPLVIEGHRPPKEWPGQGDIKFNQYSTRYRPELDLVLKQIDIHIKPKEKIGIVGRTGAGKSSLTLALFRIIEASAGNIVIDGIPINEIGLYDLRHKLSIIPQDSQVFEGTVRENIDPINQYTDEAMWRALELSHLKEHVLSMSNDGLDSQLTEGGSNLSVGQRQLLCLARAMLVPSKILVLDEATAAVDVETDRVIQETIRTAFRDRTILTIAHRLNTIMDSDRIIVLDNGKVAEFDSPSQLLTNTKSLFYSLCAEAGLVNEN
- the RGP1 gene encoding Rgp1p, coding for MRAHRVDTFLIRENVRLEIIHESNSYFGGEHISIAFRFKHLGSQHDFFNLKEQLCTLDKTVEEKLQQQASLQENEESNAENKTWSMKSLLGAFRKTSNTDDATDVQNMEMLNKNRVLREKIQKQLHFHQPLSLISGYVQISGVFQYDSEVIAQSKFKQNEIKMVGLDILSGHGTKYVAASEDGDRLKGNRNLTKYFNSDFSNVTNGLLSPEITSTGAISSYSEPVLVNSNDTSIRVLPLLLIPQTLLFSEISLEPGEVRTFYFKSTKLPKDICPSYSSSKIVSINYTLEVGVDVLSDDNIKPFSNKVPIVIAPYISPNAEQYTSHFDKPPIILKAGNIKELKPRPFTRKVSTASAISFGRRKSSIIGPPLEDNKSVDRIKKSFIELVESNQSGSRDIDELVDLQMEVQFGKDEDSSDPEPNDSRFSNEMAISADSSTASNSITKRRKSESVRNNISNLGQQAWNDVSLVKTDNNSNILPQLVNLQNAYQINRNNESMAKVSLSAPFFKTTDDIDMVIELDSITTPLLKVTSLTVSLESFEIVNPKYKTEGKRMGSKPKGNAVYEKHFICFDECKSVSVKLLPPRSPTSQITGQFKTDVFQHKWMIGLKFAIVAKTNNITLNQFYEDKKGVLFHSKETLEGEEFSCYVPVPILASSEDFMGW